In Rodentibacter haemolyticus, the DNA window GTGAAATGTTGGGTTAAGTCCCGCAACGAGCGCAACCCTTATCCTTTGTTGCCAGCGACTTGGTCGGGAACTCAAAGGAGACTGCCGGTGATAAACCGGAGGAAGGTGGGGATGACGTCAAGTCATCATGGCCCTTACGAGTAGGGCTACACACGTGCTACAATGGCGTATACAGAGGGAAGCGAGGCAGCGATGCGGAGCGAATCTCACAAAGTACGTCTAAGTCCGGATTGGAGTCTGCAACTCGACTCCATGAAGTCGGAATCGCTAGTAATCGCGAATCAGAATGTCGCGGTGAATACGTTCCCGGGCCTTGTACACACCGCCCGTCACACCATGGGAGTGGGTTGTACCAGAAGTAGATAGCTTAACCGTAAGGGGGGCGTTTACCACGGTATGATTCATGACTGGGGTGAAGTCGTAACAAGGTAACCGTAGGGGAACCTGCGGTTGGATCACCTCCTTACCTATAGCGAGCGATAGCAAGTGTTCACACAGATTGGCTGATGGATTGTAGACAAAAGAGAGCAGAAAAGATTAAGTAAGAGTATCTTTAATTGATGTCCCCATCGTCTAGAGGCCTAGGACATCGCCCTTTCACGGCGGTAACCGGGGTTCGAATCCCCGTGGGGACGCCAATTAAAGATAACTTTAACGGGAAATCTTATTGTTCTTTAACAAATTGGAAACAAGCTGAAAAACTGAAGAGACTTCTGTCGGGGCGAAAGCCCTGAGACAAGCAAGTCTGAGTAGTAAAAATCTTGATTGAACAAAAGCAATCAAGTGTTTAGTTAGATTAAGTAACGGCTTAAGTGTTAAACGGAAATTGTAAAAACACTTGAGGTTGTATAGTTAAGTGACTAAGCGTACAAGGTGGATGCCTTGGCAATCAGAGGCGAAGAAGGACGTGCTAATCTGCGAAAAGCTCGGATGAGTCGATAAGAGGCGTATAATCCGAGATATCCGAATGGGGAAACCCAGTAGATGAAGAATCTACTATCTTATTATGAATCCATAGTAATAAGAGGCAAACCGGGAGAACTGAAACATCTAAGTACCCCGAGGAAAAGAAATCAACCGAGATTCCGTAAGTAGCGGCGAGCGAAAGCGGAGGAGCCGTCAGTGATAGCAGTGTATTAAGAAGAATCAACTGGGAAGTTGAACGAAACAGGGTGATAGTCCCGTATTCGAATAGTGCATTGTGGTACTAGGCTGACAACAAGTAGGGCGGGACACGTGATATCCTGTCTGAATATGGGGGGACCATCCTCCAAGGCTAAATACTCCTGATTGACCGATAGTGAACCAGTACTGTGAAGGAAAGGCGAAAAGAACCCCGGCGAGGGGAGTGAAATAGAACCTGAAACCTTGTACGTACAAGCAGTGGGAGCCCCATCACTCAATCGTATTGAGTGGTAGCAATTCCAAAGGAAATAACCGCACTTTAATGGTTAATTTTTGCGAAGCAAAAATTCAACCATCCCCAATAAGCAGTGGGATTGAGTGATGGGGTGACTGCGTACCTTTTGTATAATGGGTCAGCGACTTATATTTTGTAGCGAGGTTAACCGCATAGGGGAGCCGAAGGGAAACCGAGTCTTAACTGGGCGATATAGTTGCAAGGTATAGACCCGAAACCCGGTGATCTAGCCATGGGCAGGTTGAAGGTTGGGTAACACTAACTGGAGGACCGAACCGACTAATGTTGAAAAATTAGCGGATGACTTGTGGCTGGGGGTGAAAGGCCAATCAAACCGGGAGATAGCTGGTTCTCCCCGAAATCTATTTAGGTAGAGCCTTGAGCGGACACCTTCGGGGGTAGAGCACTGTTTCGGCTAGGGGGCCATCCCGGCTTACCAACCCGATGCAAACTGCGAATACCGAAGAGTGATACTCAGGAGACACACGGCGGGTGCTAACGTCCGTCGTGGAGAGGGAAACAACCCAGACCGCCAGCTAAGGTCCCAAAGTTTATATTAAGTGGGAAACGAAGTGGGAAGGCTTAGACAGCTAGGATGTTGGCTTAGAAGCAGCCACCATTTAAAGAAAGCGTAATAGCTCACTAGTCGAGTCGGCCTGCGCGGAAGATGTAACGGGGCTCAAATATAGCACCGAAGCTGCGGCATCAGGATTTATCCTGTTGGGTAGGGGAGCGTTGTGTAAGCGGAAGAAGGTGAATCGAGAGGTTTGCTGGACGTATCACAAGTGCGAATGCTGACATAAGTAACGATAAAACGGGTGAAAAACCCGTTCGCCGGAAGACCAAGGTTTCCTGTCCAACGTTAATCGGGGCAGGGTGAGTCGGCCCCTAAGGCGAGGCTGAAAAGCGTAGTCGATGGGAAACGGGTTAATATTCCCGTACTTGGTAAAGCTGCGATGTGGGGACGGAGCAGGTTAGGCAAGCAAGGTGTTGGAAATCCTTGTTTAAGGTCGTAGGTGGGAAGTTTAGGCAAATCCGGACATCCTTAACACCGAGAGCTGATGACGATTGTCTACGGACAAGAAGTTGCCGATACCACACTTCCAGGAAAAGCCACTAAGCTTCAGGCTTTACTAAACCGTACTGAAAACCGACACAGGTGGTCAGGTAGAGAATACTCAGGCGCTTGAGAGAACTCGGGTGAAGGAACTAGGCAAAATAGCACCGTAACTTCGGGAGAAGGTGCGCCGGCGTAGATTGTAGTGATTTACTCACGAAGGTTGAACCGGTCGAAGTGACCCGCTGGCTGCAACTGTTTATTAAAAACACAGCACTCTGCAAACACGAAAGTGGACGTATAGGGTGTGATGCCTGCCCGGTGCTGGAAGGTTAATTGATGGTGTAATCGCAAGAGAAGCACCTGATCGAAGCCCCAGTAAACGGCGGCCGTAACTATAACGGTCCTAAGGTAGCGAAATTCCTTGTCGGGTAAGTTCCGACCTGCACGAATGGCATAATGATGGCCAGGCTGTCTCCACCCGAGACTCAGTGAAATTGAAATCGCCGTGAAGATGCGGTGTACCCGCGGCTAGACGGAAAGACCCCGTGAACCTTTACTATAGCTTGACACTGAACCTTGAATTTTGATGTGTAGGATAGGTGGGAGACGTTGAAGCGGTAACGCCAGTTATCGTGGAGTCGGCCTTGAAATACCACCCTTTAACGTTTGATGTTCTAACGAAGAATCCGAAACGGGTTCTCGGACAGTGTCTGGTGGGTAGTTTGACTGGGGCGGTCTCCTCCCAAAGCGTAACGGAGGAGCACGAAGGTTTGCTAATGACGGTCGGACATCGTCAGGTTAGTGCAATGGTATAAGCAAGCTTAACTGCGAGACGGACAAGTCGAGCAGGTACGAAAGTAGGTCATAGTGATCCGGTGGTTCTGCATGGAAGGGCCATCGCTCAACGGATAAAAGGTACTCCGGGGATAACAGGCTGATACCGCCCAAGAGTTCATATCGACGGCGGTGTTTGGCACCTCGATGTCGGCTCATCACATCCTGGGGCTGAAGTAGGTCCCAAGGGTATGGCTGTTCGCCATTTAAAGTGGTACGCGAGCTGGGTTTAGAACGTCGTGAGACAGTTCGGTCCCTATCTGCCGTGGGCGTTGGAGAATTGAGAGGGGCTGCTCCTAGTACGAGAGGACCGGAGTGGACGCACCACTGGTGTACGGGTTGTGTCGCCAGACGCATTGCCCGGTAGCTAAGTGCGGAAGAGATAAGTGCTGAAAGCATCTAAGCACGAAACTTGCCTCGAGATGAGTTCTCCCAGTCTTTAAGACTGTAAGGGTTGTTTAAGACTAAGACGTAGATAGGCACCATGTGTAAGTGTTGCGAGACATTGAGCTAAGGTGTACTAATTGCCCGAGAGGCTTAACTATACAACGCTCAAGTGTTTTTGGAGCGGATTAACTAAATAAGAAAGCTTAAGAGCGTTCAGGAAAGATTTTTCAGCTTGTGGACAATTTAATAAAACGGATGAAGTCAAATAAGACGGAAGACGAAGAAAAGGAAATGAAGAACGGATAGGTAGAGAAGAGAGAGAATTAAGGTTATCGAAGAATTATCCCGGCGGCGATAGTGCGGTGGTCCCACCTGACCCCATACCGAACTCAGAAGTGAAATGCCGTAATGCCGATGGTAGTGTGGGGTCTCCCCATGTGAGAGTAGGGCACCGCCGGGTTCAAATAAAACAGCAAGCCCCTTGGACTGATAAAGTTCGAGGGGTTTTTGTTTTTGGGCTCATCACTTACTTAGACTCACTTACTTTTTACCCCTTCTTTTACTTACCGAGAGTGAAAATGCGCGTTGAATACTCCCCCCTGATGTCTCTGTCCTATTTATTTTTAATCAATCCTTTGATGATAGATTTTTATGACTAAATGTAGCCAATAGTTCAAACAGCAAGTCGTTGAATTTTATTTTAACTATCACGAAAATCTTACACAAACTTGGTGAGAAAATACCGTGCTTACCGTGGTAAGGTTGGCAATATCGCGCCAAACCCATTACAACGGAATTTCACTGCCAACCAACCGAACGAAAGTTGTCTCATCGATATCACGGAAATCAAAGTCAAAGACAGCAGTAAGTGTTTTGTTCAACACTCAATTGAGGAAAATCGGCTAATTCATTTAAGGTTATGACAGGCAAGAGTTTGTCATAAAGTGTATCGACATATTCGTATTTTTTCTGTGAATTGCTTTCTTGTAAGGCATCTTTGACTTTATTCCAAAATTCAGTTTTAATTATTGCTTTAAATGTGATTATTTTTGATAACGAATTAAACCTTCTTGCTGTGTGGTTGCGATCAATTTTCCGCTTTGTGAGAAAATTTGCCCGCGTGCCAAACCACGCCCGCCAAGGGCATTATTGCTTTCAATTGCATGTAAATGCCAGTGATTTAAATCGAATGGACGGTGAAACCAAATACTGTGATCAATAGTGGCAACTTTCATACCTGGTTGTAAGAAACCTTTTTGATGAGGGTGAAGTGCGGTCAAAATACAATGAAAATCTGAAAAATAGGCGAGTAAACATTGTTGAATTTTCAAGTTAAGCGGCGCATTGCCGTGGGTTTTAAACCACACATATTGTTCCGCCGGTAATGTTATTCCGTTAAACGGGTTATTTAGATATTTTGTGTGTACGTCAAAAGGTTGCTTGGCGGAAAATTTTTCTTTCAATGGGCTGGACAAGTTTAGCGCCAGTTTTTTTCGCATTTCATTTTCATCAATAAAACTTTCCGGTAACCCGACATCGGGCATTGTGCTTTGGTGATCAAAACCCTCTTCAGGTGTTTGGAAAGAGGCGGTGATGTGGCAAATAGGTTCTTTATGTTGAATGGCTTTCACGCGTAATGCGGAAAAATTTCTGCCTTCACGTAAGGTTTCCACATCATAAATAATCGGATATTGGCTGTCGCCCGGAGCAAGAAAATACGCATGGCATGAATGTAAAATACGATCTTCCGGTGCAATCTGCATTGCTGCAGAGAGAGCTTGTGCCACCACTTGCCCGCCAAAAACTTGACGAAGCCCCAAATCTTGGCTTTCTCCGCGAAAGATTAAATCATCGATTTTTTCTAATTTTAAAAGTTCAATTAATTGATTAAGCGTATTTGACATTGTTTTTTCCAAGCCGGTTAAAAGTGCGGTTTATTTTAGCGGAGTTTTGTAGGGATACCAAAATACCGGAGATAAAAGGGAAAAAATACTCGGTATGATGTATCACTTGTAACAAAACATTATAAGTTGCGTTAGTCGAAGCCGTAACTCACTAAGTAACAAAATTTAATGATGAAACGGTGCGTTACGGTTTCGCCTAACGACATCCTACCCTAAGAAATCTCGGAGATAAAATTCTCTTTGTGCAAGTGATACATAATACCGAAATATCGTTAAAATCGACCGCACTTTTTCTTATATTTCACCGAAATCTGTATAATAGCGCATTTTTGTAAAGAGAAGAGGAAAGATAACTTGAATAAATGTATTGTGAAGCCTGAAACCTTACCGCAATTTATTCGTGAACAAACCACAGAGGGAAATGCCTTTGGGCTGCTTGAGGGATTAATCCGATTGTTGCGTGAAAGTGCAACGGAACAAATCGTGCCGAATCTCCGCTTAATTAAAAGAATTTTAAAACAGGATCGTGAATTAGGGCATAAAGTGGCTACATTATTGATTGACCGACTATGTAGCTTGCGTTTATATCCGCTTTTTATTAGTAGTGGTCTTTTGCCGCGAGAGGGCTTTTCACGAGAAATGAAAACGCGTATTTACGAGCGTTTTAATCCGGCTTTCAAAGATACAAATGACCTGCGTGATATTTTCTATTTATTGTTTAATGATAAAAATGATGCTCGTTGGATTGATGTCGTTCCGTTGAAAGAATGGCGTGCCTTGTTTGGCTTATTAGCACGCTATACGGAAAAAAGAGATCGTGAACGCCTGTATAGCCATTTTCAAAATGAAGGTTTATTTGCCATTAAAATGCTTTCCATTTGGATTGCCGCGGAAGATATGGAACCGGAATTGATGCGTATGGAACCTTCCTTGTTAAATGCAGATTCACCTTTTGTCGCATTACATCGGGAGATGATGGATTGGCTACAAGCACGCAGCCAAGGAGAAGTATTTGATGACAGCCATTTGCAAGTAATGTTCGAACAATGTCAGCAGTTAATAGAGCGCTTGCAAAAACGTGGTGCTATCGTGGGCTCCTCACTTCACGTTGCTTATTTATTAGAACGTCTTTCGCAAACTCTTGAACGATTAGAAAAATTGATGGCGATCTTTGTATCAAACCGCTATTTGCCACGCAGAATATTACTCTTGGTCGGGTGTTTTGCGAGGGCGGCTGCGGAACAGCATAGTATTTCCCGTTTATGGAAACAAAGTTCAAAATTGATTGCCCGTAGTATTACGCAAAATGCAGGTGATCATGGTGAACATTATATTACGCGTAATCAAAAAGAATATTGGGCGATGTTTTGTTCTGCCGCCGGCGGTGGCGTGCTGATTGCATTGATGGCGTTATTTAAAATCTATTTAGGCAGTGTGATTGATGATAAGGTTTGGAGGGGAATTGCCGAAGGGCTAAATTACGGTTTAGGTTTTACATTAATTTTTATGCTGCATTTTACCGTAGCGACCAAACAACCGGCGATGACTGCCGCCCGTTTTGCCGAAGCGGTGGAGCGGAATTCACAAGATAAAATCTTGAATATGAAATTGGCACAGCTATTGGTGGATGTATTTCGTTCGCAAAGTGTAGCCGTGTTAGGGAACGTGATAGTTGCGATGACATTGGCAGCGTTAATCGCTTTCGGTTATCAACATCAAACGGGTGAAGGCTTACTGAATCAATCTCAAATTTATTACCAACTGCACAGCATAGATCCCCTTGCCGGAACCTTATGGTTTGCGGCGATTGCCGGTGTTTGGCTATTCTGTTCCGGGATTATTTCAGGTTACTTCGATAATCGCAGTAATTATTTGAACGTGCGTATGCGCTTACGTCAGCATCCGCTTCTTAAAGCCGTGATGAGTGAGGCGAAACGCGCTAAACTTGCCGATTATATGCACGAAAATTATGGCTCAATTGTAGGGAATCTTTGTTTTGGTCTTTTACTTGGATTAACCGGCGTTGTCGGCTATTTAACCGGTTTGCCGTTAGATATTCGCCACGTAGCTTTTTCTTCCGCTAACGTTGGTTATATTGCCGTAAGTGGGCATTTTGAAGCTATATTTTTATTACAATGTATTGCCTTTGTGCTATTGATCGGTTTGGTCAACTTAATCGTCAGTTTTTCCTTAACGCTTTGGTTGGCATTACGTTCTTTGAATACGGAAATTGAGAGTTGGTGGGCAATTTGGCGTGAAGTAGGACGCATCATAAAACAACGCCCATTGAGTTTATTCTTACCAATGCAACTTGAACAATAGAAAAAACGGTATTATGCAGCAATTGCACAAATATTGTTAAACAACGATTGCGTAGGGTAGGCAAATTTTTTGCCCACCGATTCAAAGAGATAATTTCAATGGTGGGCAACTTGTTGCCCACCCTACTTTTCTTTTACCGGTTCAGCTTGATAAATAGAGAAAGGGGCTAATTTATTTTAGCCCCTTGTTCTAAATTTCAATTTCTTTGGAAATCAATACTCATTTATTGCTCATTGCATCTAAAAAATTAATAAGGTTGCGTTTCTGAGAATGTGATAAGTGAGCCCAATGGTAATCTAGCCGTAGTTTTAGTGCATCCGTTCGTAAGGGGGTATAACGGGGTTCATTTGAGAAAGTCAAATTTTCTGCTTTGGTGTCAATAAAAAAATACAGTGTTATGTGCGGGATAAGATATTACTAAAGCCTCACAAAATCAGATTATTTCAATGTTATACATTTGAAAATTATCACTTTCAATCGCACTTTTTTGATGTTTATTTCTTGATAAAAATTAGTTGTTTTATTGTTACTAAGAAAGTATAGTCTTTGTGGTGAATATTTCACCTTGTATAGGAGAAAAAATATGCAACGTTATTTAAAGAAAACCTTAGTATCATTATTATTATCGACAACGGTGTTGAGTTCTCAGTGTAGTTGGGCAAAGGCTTTACCGACGATATCAAAAGCGGCTGAACGTTATGATAGTACTACTGATATTTTTCATCCTGTGTATTCTCAAAACGGAATGGTTGCATCAGAGCAGACACTGGCAACTCAGGTCGGTATTGATATCTTAAGACGAGGCGGAAATGCAATTGATGCAGCGGTAGCAGTTGGGTTTGCTCTTGCTGTTGTACTACCTAATGCGGGTAATATTGGCGGTGGTGGTTTTATGGTTTTACATGATGCGAAGACAGACAGTAATTTTTCTATTGATTTTAGAGAAACCGCTCCATTGAGTGCTTATCGTGAAATGTATTTAGATAAAAATGGAAATGTAGTAGATGGTAAATCCTTATTTACCCATTTTGCGGTTGGTGTACCCGGTACGGTATCTGGATTAGAGCTAGCATGGAAAAAGTGGGGCTCATTACCTTTCGATACATTAATTGAACCTGCAATTAAATTGGCGGAAGAGGGTTTTTTAGTTAGTGATACACTTGCTAATTTATTGAAAACGGAGCAGGAGGTTTTGGGTAAATGGGAAAGTAGCCGTAAAATTTTCTTTAAAGAAAATAGACCGTTAATGAGCGGAGAACTATTAGTACAAAAAGATTTGGCAAATTCATTAAAACTTATTGCGAAGAAAGGTTCAAAGGTTTTTTATGAGGGGGAAATTGCCGAAAAAATTGTTCGTGAGATGGAACGACATCACGGGGAAATTACTCTTGAGGATATGAAACAATATAAAGCGGTTGAGCGTCAACCGATTGAAGGTAATTATCGTGGATATAAAATTGTGACAATGCCACCACCAAGTTCCGGTGGTATTCATTTGGTGCAAATTTTTAATATGTTGGAGAATTATCCACTTGCCGATTTTGGGGTAAACAGTGCGAAAACGATCCACTATTTGGCTGAAACAATGAAATTGGCTTATGCAGACCGCTCTGAGTACCTAGGGGATCCGGATTTTGTGAAAATTCCGGTTGAAGGATTAATTTCCAAAATGTATGCCAAAGAACTGATCCAAAATATTGACGAGTATCAGGCTCGTAAAGGGGAAAATATTAAGCCGGGTAAGCCACAACCGTACGAAAGTGATCAAACAACCCATTACTCGATTATGGATAAAAACGGTAATGCTGTAGCGGTAACTTACACCTTAAATTTAAATTTTGGTAGCGGTATTGTGGCAGAAGGAACCGGTATTTTACTAAATAATGAAATGGATGATTTCTCGGCAAAACCCGGAGTAGCTAATGCGTTTGGGTTAATCGGCGGTACAGCGAATGAGATTGAGGCTAAAAAACGTCCACTTTCTTCAATGACACCAACCTTAGTTTTGAAAGATAATAAACCTTGGTTGGTTACAGGTAGCCCGGGCGGTGCACGTATTATCACGACAGTTTTACAGAGTATTTCCAATGTGATTGATCATGATATGAATCCGGCAGAAGCAATTGTTTCACCAAGAGTTCATCATCAATGGGTTCCTGATGAACTACGTATTGAGGAAGGAATTAGCCCTGATACGTTATCCATACTCAGAGATAAAGGACATAAGGTTAAACTTAAAGCTCCAATGGGGAGAGTGCAAATTATTCAGGCTCAAGACGGTGGGTTCTACGGTTACTCTGACCCGCGTAATCCAGATGGTAAAACGCTTGGGTTTTAATACCTAGCATAAGAAAATTAACTTCCCCATTCGGTTATCGAACGGGGATTTTTTTATTTTAGGATTAAAACCGGTTTATCGCCATATTTTGCCACCCGTCTCGTGTTGTTGCTTAATCCTTTTGCATTAGGTTTGCTGCTGGCGAGCATAAGGGTTAAATCAACATTTTTTTCATCGGCGATACGGTTGATTTCTTCGTAAATCGTGCCGTGAGCGACAATGTGTTGAACTTTAGTATTCGGCGGAAAATGTTTTTGGGTAAATTCGTGTAGCGCTTTATTCACTTCTTCAATGACGGATTTATCAAAATTTTTAGGTAAAAATGCCGAGATAAAACTGTCATCAACGGGCTCTACGATAGCGACTACCCGAAATATGGGCTCCTGTATTTGGGCGGTGAGACGTAAAGCACTTTCGATCACAAATTGTGAGCCTTTCGGATTATTGAGATCAATGGCTAACAGCAATTTTTTATACATAATTTTATCCTTTCTATTTGTGTGCGGAGGATTTTAAAAGCTAAAACAGCCGAAAAACCGACCGCACTTTAATGCGTTATCAATGCGTGTGTTTTTTTCGGCGACGTTGATTCCAGCCGACTGCGGCAATAATCAACAAGCCCGGTATAAACATCCATTCTTTTGCTAAAGAAACCATCGGTAGGGATACGTCGATAATGGTTTGATCCCAATTTAAACCGGCTTTTGCCGCAGGGGAATCCACTTCAACCATATCAATGATGACTTTATCAATTTGTTTTCCTTCTATTTCAATTTTTTCTTGGGTATTTAACAGCGTCAAACCCAGATTTTGTAATCGTTGTTCACTATTTTTTCCTTCAGGCACGGATAGCTGCGAATAAAATGCAATATCTTTGCCATAGGGGTTAGTACCGGATACTTTAAGAAGAATATTTTGTCCGACGGGTATTTTCTCTAATTCTTGTTCCAAGTGTATCGGCTCAATATGGCGTGAAGTCGGGGAAATGTATTCCATAAAAAATCCGGGGCGGAAAACGATGAATGCTCCGAGTATAAGCAATGCGGTTTCCCACCATTTATTTTTTACTAAAAAGTGATTCATTGTTGCAGCTGTGAATGCCAAGATAGCCAAGGTTGATACGATGGCTACCATCGCCCCTTTCGCCCAACCCACATCAATTAATAATAAATCGGTATTAAAAATAAAGAGGAAGGGGAGGATTGCTGTTCTTAGACTATAAAAAAATGCCACTATACCTGTTTTTATCGGATTTCCACCGGACACCGCTGCAGCGGCAAAAGAGGCTAATCCGACAGGTGGTGTTACATCCGCCATAATACCGAAATAAAATACGAATAAATGCACCGCAATCAGTGGAACAATTAAACCGTTTTGTTTGCCTACCTCGACAATGACTAACGCCATTAATGATGAGACTACAATATAGTTAGCGGTAGTCGGTAAGCCCATACCCAAAATGAGACTGAATACGGCAACCAAAACCAACATGAGTAGGA includes these proteins:
- a CDS encoding site-specific recombinase, translated to MVKPETLPQFIREQTTEGNAFGLLEGLIRLLRESATEQIVPNLRLIKRILKQDRELGHKVATLLIDRLCSLRLYPLFISSGLLPREGFSREMKTRIYERFNPAFKDTNDLRDIFYLLFNDKNDARWIDVVPLKEWRALFGLLARYTEKRDRERLYSHFQNEGLFAIKMLSIWIAAEDMEPELMRMEPSLLNADSPFVALHREMMDWLQARSQGEVFDDSHLQVMFEQCQQLIERLQKRGAIVGSSLHVAYLLERLSQTLERLEKLMAIFVSNRYLPRRILLLVGCFARAAAEQHSISRLWKQSSKLIARSITQNAGDHGEHYITRNQKEYWAMFCSAAGGGVLIALMALFKIYLGSVIDDKVWRGIAEGLNYGLGFTLIFMLHFTVATKQPAMTAARFAEAVERNSQDKILNMKLAQLLVDVFRSQSVAVLGNVIVAMTLAALIAFGYQHQTGEGLLNQSQIYYQLHSIDPLAGTLWFAAIAGVWLFCSGIISGYFDNRSNYLNVRMRLRQHPLLKAVMSEAKRAKLADYMHENYGSIVGNLCFGLLLGLTGVVGYLTGLPLDIRHVAFSSANVGYIAVSGHFEAIFLLQCIAFVLLIGLVNLIVSFSLTLWLALRSLNTEIESWWAIWREVGRIIKQRPLSLFLPMQLEQ
- the tesB gene encoding acyl-CoA thioesterase II; its protein translation is MSNTLNQLIELLKLEKIDDLIFRGESQDLGLRQVFGGQVVAQALSAAMQIAPEDRILHSCHAYFLAPGDSQYPIIYDVETLREGRNFSALRVKAIQHKEPICHITASFQTPEEGFDHQSTMPDVGLPESFIDENEMRKKLALNLSSPLKEKFSAKQPFDVHTKYLNNPFNGITLPAEQYVWFKTHGNAPLNLKIQQCLLAYFSDFHCILTALHPHQKGFLQPGMKVATIDHSIWFHRPFDLNHWHLHAIESNNALGGRGLARGQIFSQSGKLIATTQQEGLIRYQK
- the ggt gene encoding gamma-glutamyltransferase → MQRYLKKTLVSLLLSTTVLSSQCSWAKALPTISKAAERYDSTTDIFHPVYSQNGMVASEQTLATQVGIDILRRGGNAIDAAVAVGFALAVVLPNAGNIGGGGFMVLHDAKTDSNFSIDFRETAPLSAYREMYLDKNGNVVDGKSLFTHFAVGVPGTVSGLELAWKKWGSLPFDTLIEPAIKLAEEGFLVSDTLANLLKTEQEVLGKWESSRKIFFKENRPLMSGELLVQKDLANSLKLIAKKGSKVFYEGEIAEKIVREMERHHGEITLEDMKQYKAVERQPIEGNYRGYKIVTMPPPSSGGIHLVQIFNMLENYPLADFGVNSAKTIHYLAETMKLAYADRSEYLGDPDFVKIPVEGLISKMYAKELIQNIDEYQARKGENIKPGKPQPYESDQTTHYSIMDKNGNAVAVTYTLNLNFGSGIVAEGTGILLNNEMDDFSAKPGVANAFGLIGGTANEIEAKKRPLSSMTPTLVLKDNKPWLVTGSPGGARIITTVLQSISNVIDHDMNPAEAIVSPRVHHQWVPDELRIEEGISPDTLSILRDKGHKVKLKAPMGRVQIIQAQDGGFYGYSDPRNPDGKTLGF
- a CDS encoding universal stress protein is translated as MYKKLLLAIDLNNPKGSQFVIESALRLTAQIQEPIFRVVAIVEPVDDSFISAFLPKNFDKSVIEEVNKALHEFTQKHFPPNTKVQHIVAHGTIYEEINRIADEKNVDLTLMLASSKPNAKGLSNNTRRVAKYGDKPVLILK